In Populus nigra chromosome 1, ddPopNigr1.1, whole genome shotgun sequence, one genomic interval encodes:
- the LOC133682132 gene encoding late embryogenesis abundant protein At1g64065, protein MSDGNQIVPLAPANSYQRSDEEYATIQHKALRQKRSGKCFFYSLALIVILSAIILVFAIIVKPRTPRVKLSSVAVEHLSYGNNPIPSFNMTLAAEVSVKNSNFVRFKFENTSSSALYKGMVVGEAKLRSGRVGARKTRRMNIVVKIRSSGSLSEAKNLSSDINSGMLKMNNYAKLKGDVRLFGIVKNRTAVMSCGMNLNLSSRSIQDLECS, encoded by the coding sequence ATGTCCGACGGCAATCAGATAGTTCCATTAGCACCAGCTAATTCTTACCAGAGAAGCGACGAAGAGTATGCCACGATACAACACAAAGCGTTACGGCAAAAAAGAAGtggcaaatgttttttttattctcttgctTTGATTGTCATCCTGAGTGCAATCATCCTAGTTTTTGCAATAATTGTGAAGCCAAGAACTCCGCGTGTTAAATTAAGCTCGGTTGCCGTCGAACATCTAAGTTACGGTAACAATCCAATCCCTTCATTCAACATGACACTAGCAGCCGAGGTGAGTGTCAAGAACTCAAATTTTGTTCGCTTCAAATTTGAGAATACTAGTTCTAGTGCTCTGTACAAGGGCATGGTAGTTGGTGAAGCAAAATTGAGGAGCGGGCGGGTCGGAGCTAGAAAAACAAGGAGGATGAATATTGTTGTGAAAATCAGGTCATCAGGCAGTCTGTCTGAAGCTAAGAACCTAAGTAGTGATATTAATTCTGGGATGTTGAAGATGAACAACTACGCCAAGTTGAAAGGAGACGTCCGTTTGTTTGGAATTGTGAAGAACAGGACTGCAGTAATGAGTTGTGGAATGAATCTTAATTTGAGTAGCCGCTCAATCCAAGATTTGGAGTGCAGCTAG